Genomic DNA from Segatella copri:
AGCCAGAAAAGCAGGAATCTCATGACTTGAAACTTCGTTACTTTGAACTGTATGATTAGCTAAAGTATTAAATTTTTCACTCTTCACTTTTCGTTCTTCACTTAATTGCCTTTCCTTTATCTTCTTTCTTTCTTCCTCCATCCAATAATAATTGTTCTTCACAATCATCAGCATGTCGCCACTCTCCAGTTCCTCTTCCCTATCAAGCACCATGTTGCGGATGCCCTGGTTGAAGATGTTGGCGCGCTTGTTGCTACGAGTCACAACAATGGTATCGTCCAGTCCTACATGATGATAACTGTCGCCAAGAGCCTCGATGAGTTCTGCACCCGGCATCTCCCTGATATCCGAGAAACCGGAGAAACGGATTTTAGGCAGTTGGGTAATGTCATCGTGGGTAATCATCTGACGGATGCGGGTAGCATTAAAGAGAATACCCGACTGCTGACTCTGGCGGACTACCTCGTTCAAATCGCACTCATAAACCGACAGTCCATATCCCTGGAGCATCGCAGCAGAAAGGGCTGGTGATTCTTCCTCACCAACAGGAGGCAACTGTGCCTTATCGCCAATCAGCAAGAGGCGGTCGTTACGTCCCTGATACACAAAATGAATCAGATCATCTAGCAGACAACCGCTGCCAAAGGTGGTTCCGCCCAATCCCAGATTGGCAATCATCGAAGCCTCATCCACCATAAAAAGCGTATCAGTATAGAGATTATCATTGAGATTGAACTGTCCATCCACTCCGGCAAACGCCTTTTCGCGATAGATGCGGCGATGAATGGTATAGGCAGGCATCCCGCTGTTCAGAGAGAAAACCTTAGCCGCCCTACCCGTAGGAGCAAGGAGCATCACCTTCTGGCGAACAGCACGGAGCGTACGGACGATAGCACCCGAGAGCGACGTCTTACCGGTACCCGCACTACCCCGGAGAATCATCACAGCATGAGGATTACTATCCGTCATAAACTGCACGAAAACATCGAGCGCCTGAGCCTGTTCTGAGGTTGGCGGAAAGCCAAATTGCTGTAATATCTGATATTTTAACTCTTCAATGTTCATATTTCGAAAACTTTTAGTATCTTTGCAGAAAATTTACTGCACCTATTTGCTATGCAAAAGTAATAATACTTTTTGAAATGAGAAAAAGAATAAAGAATAATTATATTTTGGGAGCATGCGTCATCATCATGATGCTACTCTGTATTCTGAGTGTGAGCCAGCCCATCCGCTTCCAGAAGGCCATGGCTAGCAGAGAAGCAGAGGTGAAGGAGAAACTGATGCAGATACGTCAGGCTGAAGAGAAATACAAGGCGAAACACGGCGTATATACAGGAGATTTTCCGACACTGGTAAAAGGCAAGTACTTACAGGAAGATGCTCAATACATTCCCTATGCCGACGGTAAGAAGTTTACACTTGCTGCCACGGTTATCGTAGGAAAAAGCGGTAAGCAGATTCCGGTGATGGAATGTGGGGCCGGTTATGAAACCTTCCTCGACGGACTTGATGAAGGTTCCATCCAGCAGAAGATAGAGGAGGCCAACTATGCCGGCAACTATCCCGGACTCAAGATAGGCGATTTAACGACAGATAATAACAACGCAGGTAATTGGTAACAGATATGCAAATAAAAGGTAACAACATTCAGCAAGCACGACTCACCATCCGCGTGAGCAGAAACACCCTCAGTTTTTCGGTAGTTGACCGTGAAGCTGAGCATCAGCTCATCTATGAACCTTATACTGTAAAGAGTGGTGTTTCGATGGCAGCCAACTTGCGTCAGGCTTTCAAGGAGAGTACTCTCCTGCAGCGGGGATACCAGAAGGTACGCGTATATCTCGATTCGCCTATCCTGCTGGTTCCTATCGAAGAATTTCATGAAGAGGATATCGATGTGCTCTATCAGCATGCCTTCAACAGCCATAACAGCGATGCCATTCTCTACAGAGTGCAGCCGGAACTGAATGCGGTAGCGGTATTCCCTATCAACAAGGATTTGAAGATGGTGGTAGAAGACAACTTTAAGGATGTTCGCTTCACACCTATCATGCAACCGATGTGGCACTATCTGCATCATCGCAGTTTCACCGGCATTCACCGCAAGCTCTATGTTTATTTCCACGACAAGAAGCTGGACGTTTTCGGTTTCGAGAAGAACCGTTTCAAATTCTTCAACTCGTTCAATGCCGAGCATGCCAAGGATGACCTCTATTTCATTCTCTATGTATGGAAGCAGTTAGGATTCAACCAGATGCAGGATGAGTTGCATGTATCAGGCAATGTTCCGGACAAGGACTGGTTCCTCTACAACACGAAACTCTACATCAAGAAGACCTTCATTCTGAACCCTGCCGCCGAATTCAACCGTGCGCCCATCACAGAGATTAAAGGTCTGCCATTCGATTTGATGGCACTGTACCTAAGTAAGTAAGACAAGAGTTGATTGTTAAAAGTTGATTGTTAAGAATTCAACAGAATAGCTTATCATAAAGTTCAATGTTCAACATTCAAAGTTCAAAGTAAATATGAGAATCATAACAGGACAATATAAGGGACGCCATTTCGACATTCCACGTTCGTTTAAGGCGCGTCCGACAACAGATTTTGCAAAGGAGAACATCTTTAATGTTCTGCAGGGATATATTGATTTCGAAGATACCTCTGCCCTCGACCTTTTTGCCGGTACGGGCAGCATTTCGCTCGAACTGGTATCACGAGGCTGCAGCCGGGTAGTCAGCGTAGAGGCCGACCGCGATCATGCCAACTTCATACGCCAATGTTTTCAGAAGTTAGGCGAAGACAAGGATATTCTGATTCGTGGTGATGTATTCCGTTTTCTGAAGACCTGCAAGCAGAAGTTTGACTTTATCTTTGCCGATCCTCCATACGCTCTGAAGGAGTTGCCGCAGATTCCAGACCTCGTTCTGAATGGCGACTATCTCAACGAAGGAGGCATCTTCGTCTTTGAGCATGGCAAAGACTATGATTTCTCCGAGCATCCACGATTCCTGGAACACAGAAGTTACGGAAGCGTAAACTTCTCAATATTCAGATAGAAAAAATCCCCGTTTGCACCAGACAAGATGCAAACGGGGATTTATTCGTTACAGCAGCGGCGAGAGCAATCTTACCGTACTCTCGAAAAGGCGCTGCAGGAACGGACGTTTTACGAAATAAGATACATCATCTACCAGGATGCTCTTCGCCTCATCCCGCAGATAGACAGCCTTCACGCGCTGTGCCATCCCCTCATCAAAGAAGAACGCATTCGCTTCGAAATTATTCTCAAAACTTCGGAAGTCAATATTCGTACTGCCTATCGTACAGAGATCATCATCGCTCACCAGCAATTTACTATGATTAAAGCCTGCCGTATAGAGATAAACCTTTACGCCAGCCTCTATCGCTTCCATCACATACGAACGTGATGCCCACTCTACCAGTTTGGCATCAGCATGACGAGGCAACATCAGACGGATATCCACACCCGCCAGAGCTGCTGTTCTCATGGCAAACAATACAGGTTCGGTTGGCAGGAAATAAGGCGTTTCCATATACACATACTTCCGGGCCTGAAGCAGGATACGGACATAGCCCTGCATGATATCAGGCCAAGGACTGATAGGACTGCTCGTAACTATCTGTACGAGACAATTGTTGTGGATATGCACACTGACCGGTGGATAATACTGGCGATTGGTAACCAACGTACGGTCTACGAAATACCAGTCTACCAGAAAGGCTCTCTGAATGGCGTAAACTCCACCGCCCTCAATACGGAGATGCGTATCGCGCCAGGCCTGTTTCTTATCACCCTTCACATAGCGCAGAGCTATATTCATGCCGCCGATAAAGCCCACTTTACCATCTATGACACAGAGTTTGCGGTGGTTACGATAGTTTACCTTACTCGTAAAAGCCGGAAAGCGGACTGGCATGAACGAATGTACATCAATACCTGCATCACGCATACGTTCAAAGAATTCATCCTGCACCTTCCAGCAGCCTACATCATCATAAATCAGTCGCACCTCCACTCCCTGCTCCGCCTTATCAATCAAGGCATCAGCTATCAGATATCCCAAGGCATCGGCTTCGAAGATATAGGTATCGAGATGAATATGATGCTTTGCCTGTCCTATATTATATAATAAGGTGAGGAAGAAATCATAGCCATCAGTATAAATATCCACCTGATTATCTTTAAAAGGCAGCGCCCAACTCTGGTTGGCAAAGAGATTCATCAGCGGTTTATTACTGTCTGGCAGGTGAAGATTCTCCTGCTCAACGAACTCGAGCATGGAGCGCTTGGTGAGCTGGTCCATACTGCGGTCGCTGATAAGCCGTTCCTTGCGGGTATTCTGTCCGAAGAAAAAATAGAAGATAATACCCACAAAGGGGATGAAGAAGAAGACCAATATCCATGCCATCGTCTTGGCGGGCTGACGAT
This window encodes:
- the cls gene encoding cardiolipin synthase, whose product is MIYFHWIYLLLYVVITVPAIITVLMDNRQPAKTMAWILVFFFIPFVGIIFYFFFGQNTRKERLISDRSMDQLTKRSMLEFVEQENLHLPDSNKPLMNLFANQSWALPFKDNQVDIYTDGYDFFLTLLYNIGQAKHHIHLDTYIFEADALGYLIADALIDKAEQGVEVRLIYDDVGCWKVQDEFFERMRDAGIDVHSFMPVRFPAFTSKVNYRNHRKLCVIDGKVGFIGGMNIALRYVKGDKKQAWRDTHLRIEGGGVYAIQRAFLVDWYFVDRTLVTNRQYYPPVSVHIHNNCLVQIVTSSPISPWPDIMQGYVRILLQARKYVYMETPYFLPTEPVLFAMRTAALAGVDIRLMLPRHADAKLVEWASRSYVMEAIEAGVKVYLYTAGFNHSKLLVSDDDLCTIGSTNIDFRSFENNFEANAFFFDEGMAQRVKAVYLRDEAKSILVDDVSYFVKRPFLQRLFESTVRLLSPLL
- a CDS encoding ATP-dependent RecD-like DNA helicase translates to MNIEELKYQILQQFGFPPTSEQAQALDVFVQFMTDSNPHAVMILRGSAGTGKTSLSGAIVRTLRAVRQKVMLLAPTGRAAKVFSLNSGMPAYTIHRRIYREKAFAGVDGQFNLNDNLYTDTLFMVDEASMIANLGLGGTTFGSGCLLDDLIHFVYQGRNDRLLLIGDKAQLPPVGEEESPALSAAMLQGYGLSVYECDLNEVVRQSQQSGILFNATRIRQMITHDDITQLPKIRFSGFSDIREMPGAELIEALGDSYHHVGLDDTIVVTRSNKRANIFNQGIRNMVLDREEELESGDMLMIVKNNYYWMEEERKKIKERQLSEERKVKSEKFNTLANHTVQSNEVSSHEIPAFLANGDRAKVMKVSRRIELYGFHFATLLLKFPDYDNYELEATVLLDTLTSEASALTHDQQEQLFRKIEEDYQDIPLKADRMKAIRQDPYFNALQVKFAYAVTCHKAQGGQWSHVYVDQGYMTDEMLTPDYIHWLYTAFTRATEMLYLVNWPKTQVEGE
- a CDS encoding DUF3822 family protein; amino-acid sequence: MQIKGNNIQQARLTIRVSRNTLSFSVVDREAEHQLIYEPYTVKSGVSMAANLRQAFKESTLLQRGYQKVRVYLDSPILLVPIEEFHEEDIDVLYQHAFNSHNSDAILYRVQPELNAVAVFPINKDLKMVVEDNFKDVRFTPIMQPMWHYLHHRSFTGIHRKLYVYFHDKKLDVFGFEKNRFKFFNSFNAEHAKDDLYFILYVWKQLGFNQMQDELHVSGNVPDKDWFLYNTKLYIKKTFILNPAAEFNRAPITEIKGLPFDLMALYLSK
- the rsmD gene encoding 16S rRNA (guanine(966)-N(2))-methyltransferase RsmD gives rise to the protein MKFNVQHSKFKVNMRIITGQYKGRHFDIPRSFKARPTTDFAKENIFNVLQGYIDFEDTSALDLFAGTGSISLELVSRGCSRVVSVEADRDHANFIRQCFQKLGEDKDILIRGDVFRFLKTCKQKFDFIFADPPYALKELPQIPDLVLNGDYLNEGGIFVFEHGKDYDFSEHPRFLEHRSYGSVNFSIFR